A genomic region of Corticium candelabrum chromosome 6, ooCorCand1.1, whole genome shotgun sequence contains the following coding sequences:
- the LOC134180902 gene encoding MAM and LDL-receptor class A domain-containing protein 1-like → MFSWNIAALLVILVLNQQGLCNAQTVTPLGNITTPTPTALITTPTPTVSPCPPYGKGPHLMDCNFDNDDICWWELVGGLQAVFLLRSGSTPSLNTGPSNDHTTGTTVGKYIYLETSVPASRNDKAQLRSRVIGTSCKPCKLNLWYHMYGSSVNRLSVAIQPINGARQTLWTKRGNQGNRWIQQSVDLISSGPYQIIIEAVVGISWTGDIAVDDITLTNCPPIPTPTPPPPCRPNMGPGDCDFEQDACRCCCWKNLLIGDRNDWTRSRGPTQSQGTGPSSDHTFGNSSGHYMYIEATNANRGFGVTSAALLVSKRFNAVTKANACFMTMWYHMKGRQVGRLRVRKQSDGAQANRYPVLFTVIRDQGDQWHNVTFDLYTSTYANDGFTVTIEARNIQSTSSDIAIDDLSFSSGCTPYFEEKGSGDAKPASTGHGSVIAFESSAVRQKTIGGMPL, encoded by the exons ATGTTTTCCTGGAACATTGCAGCGTTGCTGGTCATTCTGGTGTTAAACCAGCAGG GCTTGTGCAACGCTCAGACTGTGACACCTCTTG GTAATATAACTACTCCTACTCCAACTGCTCTAATTACCACGCCCACGCCGACCGTATCTCCTTGCCCGCCGTATGGTAAAGGTCCCCATCTCATGGACTGCAACTTTGACAATGACGACATTTGCTGGTGGGAGCTCGTTGGGGGACTACAAGCTGTGTTCCTTCTCCGAAGCGGCTCGACACCGAGTCTGAATACAGGACCTAGCAATGATCACACTACAGGAACAACAGTCG GAAAGTACATTTATCTTGAGACTTCAGTACCAGCGAGCAGGAACGACAAGGCACAGTTGAGATCACGAGTAATCGGAACGTCGTGCAAGCCTTGTAAACTCAATCTATGGTATCACATGTACGGATCATCTGTCAACCGCCTTTCTGTCGCCATACAACCAATAAACGGTGCAAGACAAACTCTGTGGACGAAGAGGGGCAATCAAGGCAACCGCTGGATCCAACAGAGTGTGGATTTGATCAGCAGCGGGCCTTACCAAATTATAATCGAAGCGGTAGTTGGAATCAGTTGGACCGGAGACATTGCAGTCGACGACATAACGCTGACAAATTGTCCACCCATTCCTACACCAACACCTCCGCCTCCATGCAGGCCAA ATATGGGTCCAGGCGACTGCGACTTCGAGCAGGATGCCTGCAGGTGTTGCTGCTGGAAGAACCTACTCATCGGGGATCGGAACGATTGGACACGCAGTCGAGGCCCCACACAGTCGCAGGGAACCGGTCCCAGCTCCGATCACACGTTTGGAAACTCTTCAG GACATTACATGTACATCGAAGCGACCAATGCTAATCGAGGATTTGGAGTTACGAGTGCTGCTCTTCTTGTCAGCAAACGGTTTAACGCCGTCACTAAAGCGAACGCCTGCTTCATGACCATGTGGTACCACATGAAGGGACGGCAAGTCGGGCGACTCCGAGTGCGCAAACAATCGGACGGAGCGCAGGCAAATCGCTACCCGGTCCTCTTCACCGTCATCAGAGACCAGGGCGACCAATGGCACAACGTCACTTTCGATCTCTACACGTCTACCTACGCAAACGACGGGTTCACGGTCACCATCGAGGCGAGAAACATCCAGTCGACCTCAAGCGACATTGCGATAGACGACCTATCGTTTTCTTCGGGCTGTACTCCTTATTTCGAAG AAAAAGGGTCCGGCGATGCCAAACCAGCTTCTACGGGCCACGGCTCTGTTATTGCATTTGAGAGTAGTGCAGTGAGGCAGAAAACTATTGGGGGCATGCCTCTTTGA
- the LOC134180903 gene encoding MAM and LDL-receptor class A domain-containing protein 2-like, whose translation MTFFYHMYGTHIGSLLVYMRSDSALLLMKNITGDQGNLWRKDNVTFVSLDDFRVHIIATYSTGFLGDIAIDDVTFSSSCVFNNRKDNTYCSQARVTGCADGTREGFFNEQHVAGCKGTWAGLSSLRDPPTNVPCGNKFLDGSAVTCNVPADVCDVKNKWRVCGSTGKPSEITSSINSGVCATASYGRFSAGINHCRRDVCNIAHPQSDYGCTNYALQCDEPLCCGLECSKTGNCTGAFWPKRTQHTLLSEHKGCSSITSSDAGGVMCCYDPNYVPPVVTSGWCSQFFYL comes from the exons ATGACATTCTTCTATCACATGTATGGAACGCATATAGGTTCGCTGCTCGTCTATATGCGGTCGGACAGTGCCCTTCTACTAATGAAAAATATCACCGGCGACCAAGGAAACCTATGGCGCAAAGACAACGTCACGTTTGTGAGCCTGGATGACTTCAGAGTTCACATCATTGCTACATACAGTACGGGTTTTCTGGGAGACATAGCAATCGATGACGTCACGTTTTCATCTTCTTGCGTATTTAACAACAGGAAAGACAACACTTACTGCAGTCAAG cgcgcgttacggGATGCGCCGATGGTACGCGAGAGGGGTTTTTTAATGAACAGCACGTTGCTGGCTGTAAAGGTACGTGGGCCGGTCTCAGCAGTCTGCGCGATCCACCAACCAATGTTCCATGCGGAAACAAATTTCTGGACGGCAGCGCGGTCACGTGCAACGTCCCGGCTGATGTTTGTGATGTCAAGAACAAATGGCGGGTTTGTGGCTCGACCGGAAAACCGTCAGAAATCACAAGTTCT ATCAACAGCGGAGTTTGTGCGACAGCATCATACGGGCGTTTCAGTGCTGGAATAAACCATTGCCGGCGTGACGTTTGCAACATTGCACATCCTCAGTCCGACTACGGATGCACGAACTACGCCCTACAGTGCGACGAGCCGCTCTGCTGTGGACTCGAATGCTCGAAAACGGGCAACTGCACGGGCGCGTTTTGGCCGAAACGCACGCAACACACACTACTAAGTGAACACAAAGGATGCTCGAGTATTACATCGAGTGATGCTGGTGGTGTCATGTGCTGCT ACGATCCAAACTACGTTCCTCCGGTTGTGACTTCAGGTTGGTGCTCACAGTTTTTCTATCTTTGA
- the LOC134181262 gene encoding V-type proton ATPase subunit C 1-B-like: MSEYWLVSLPGDPRPTDTWKKIQTATSLHNELSVNSKFEIPELKVGTLDTLVALSDELAKHDVFAESVTRKVAQCMSDILDAGKKDKVTDNLKINNQSISQYLSKFQWETSRFPIRQSPKALAEMIVKQLSQIEGDLKTKSTAYSTAKANLLSIERRQTGTILTRSLNDIVKKEHMVVDSEYLSTVLVVVPRALYRDWEQKYETLSDMVVPRSSKLIYEDAEYGLYSVTLFKKVVDEYKLHARENKFTVREFVFDEASINAERQELTRLESDVKRQYPGLVRWLKANFGEAFAQWMHIKALRVFVESVLRYGLPVNFQALVMKPQKKSQKKLRETLEQMYGGGDIKEDKDLKAELVEIPGLMVGQQEYYPYVYFPIGVDLLEH; the protein is encoded by the exons ATGAGCGAGTACTGGCTTGTTTCGCTTCCAGGCGACCCTAGACCTACAGATACTTGGAAGAAAATACAAACAGCGACGTCTCTACACAACGAGCTAAGCGTcaacagcaaatttgaaattCCGGAGCTCAAG gtgggGACGCTTGACACTCTCGTTGCTCTCTCGGACGAGCTGGCCAAACATGACGTCTTTGCTGAGAG TGTTACGCGTAAGGTGGCACAGTGTATGAGTGATATACTGGACGCGGGCAAGAAG GACAAAGTTACTGATAACTTGAAAATCAACAATC AGTCGATATCTCAGTATTTGTCCAAGTTTCAGTGGGAGACGTCACGCTTTCCGATTCGGCAGTCGCCGAAGGCGTTAGCAGAAATGATCGTAAAG CAATTGTCTCAGATTGAGGGAGATTTGAAGACCAAGTCGACTGCGTACAGCACTGCGAAGGCGAATCTCTTGAGTATAGAAAGAAGGCAGAC TGGTACCATTCTAACAAGAAGTCTGAACGACATTGTGAAGAAGGAGCATATGGTCGTTGACTCAGAGTATCTATCGACGGTGCTGGTTGTTGTTCCACG CGCTTTGTATCGTGACTGGGAACAGAAGTATGAGACGCTGTCTGACATGGTTGTGCCGCGCTCGAGCAAACTAATCTACGAAGACGCAGAGTATGGTCTCTATTCTGTTACACTTTTTAAAAAAGTGGTGGATGAGTACAAACTACACGCAAGAGAGAACAA ATTTACTGTACGAGAGTTTGTATTCGATGAAGCTTCAATCAATGCTGAACGACAGGAACTTACTAGACTAGAGAGTGATGTCAAGCGACAATAT CCGGGATTGGTACGTTGGCTGAAGGCGAATTTCGGTGAAGCCTTTGCACAATGGATGCACATCAAG GCTCTTAGAGTGTTTGTTGAGTCCGTTTTACG ATATGGGTTGCCTGTTAACTTCCAAGCTCTTGTGATGAAG cCTCAGAAGAAAAGTCAGAAGAAACTGCGTGAGACACTAGAGCAGATGTATGGTGGAGGTGACATTAAAGAAGATAAGGATCTGAAGGCAGAG TTGGTGGAGATTCCTGGCTTGATGGTTGGTCAACAGGAGTATTACCCGTACGTCTATTTTCCGATTGGGGTCGACTTGCTCGAGCACTAG